Proteins encoded together in one Impatiens glandulifera chromosome 1, dImpGla2.1, whole genome shotgun sequence window:
- the LOC124938824 gene encoding AT-hook motif nuclear-localized protein 1-like, with amino-acid sequence MCAKEESPTRVMDVSDLSIFKKIVDSSPTQVVDVSDLSMDEKIQDSSPTQVVDVSDLSILEITHDPSPTQVLYWYATNMQKNIYLMSATDSILEVTLQQGDNYFATIKYEGLYKIVTLSGLILPIRQNTTDSTIAAKQGGLMVAFEGEDGRSVNSLVSSSLIAYEKVEVLASIYASRPGEYKTWEVMESSESIQLSSPVPSGSSLNFQSISQWVTIRQIQ; translated from the exons ATGTGTGCAAAGGAAGAGAGTCCAACTCGAGTGATGGATGTGTCTGatttatctatatttaaaaagattgtAGATTCAAGTCCAACTCAAGTGGTGGATGTGTCAGATTTATCTATGGATGAAAAGATTCAAGATTCAAGTCCAACTCAAGTGGTGGATGTGTCCGATTTATCTATACTCGAAATAACTCATGATCCAAGTCCGACGCAAGTGCTATATTGGTATGCTACTAATATgcagaaaaatatatatcttatgtCTGCAACCGACTCAATATTAGAAGTTACACTTCAACAAGGAGACAATTACTTTGCAACAATTAAATATGAG GGtctatataaaattgtaacattATCAGGGTTGATTTTGCCTATTAGGCAAAACACTACCGACTCCACAATAGCGGCCAAACAAGGAGGATTGATGGTTGCATTTGAAGGTGAAGATGGACGTTCTGTAAATAGCTTAGTTTCAAGCTCACTAATAGCCTATGAGAAAGTTGAG GTTTTAGCTAGTATATACGCATCCAGACCTGGTGAATATAAAACATGGGAAGTGATGGAATCAAGCGAGTCCATACAACTTTCTTCACCGGTTCCAAGTGGCTCAAGTCTCAATTTTCAATCTATCTCACAATGGGTCACTATACGACAAATCCAGTAG